Proteins encoded by one window of Clostridium bornimense:
- the glyA gene encoding serine hydroxymethyltransferase, whose amino-acid sequence MNFDNLKEIDPAIYEVVEKEHNRQESNIELIASENFTSKAVMEAMGSFLTNKYAEGYPGKRYYGGCHEVDIAENIAKERMLQLFGGDHANVQPHSGSQANMAVYFSVLQPGDVVLGMDLSNGGHLTHGSPVNFSGRLFDFKSYGVDDNGVIDYENVRTIAREVKPKLIVAGASAYSRTIDFAKFREIADEVGAMLMVDMAHIAGLVAAGVHPNPVPYCDFVTTTTHKTLRGPRGGAIICKEKYAKVLDKNIFPGIQGGPLMHIIAGKAVCFGEALKDDFKEYGKNIVSNAKTLAEELMNYGFNVVSGGTDNHLLLVDLRNKGITGKEAEKLLDSVSITTNKNTVPNETESPFVTSGIRIGTAAVTTRGFGENEMKEIARFINDAIENRDKDLSALKAEVNALCAKFPIY is encoded by the coding sequence ATGAATTTTGATAATTTAAAAGAAATAGATCCTGCCATTTATGAAGTAGTGGAAAAGGAGCATAATAGACAAGAAAGTAATATAGAGCTTATAGCTTCTGAAAACTTTACATCTAAAGCTGTTATGGAGGCTATGGGATCATTTTTAACTAATAAATATGCTGAAGGATATCCAGGAAAAAGATATTATGGTGGATGTCATGAAGTTGATATAGCTGAAAATATTGCTAAAGAAAGAATGCTTCAATTATTTGGTGGGGATCATGCAAATGTGCAACCACATTCAGGATCTCAAGCAAACATGGCTGTATATTTTTCAGTACTACAACCTGGTGACGTAGTTTTAGGAATGGATTTAAGTAATGGCGGTCACTTAACTCATGGATCACCAGTTAATTTTTCAGGAAGACTTTTTGATTTCAAGTCTTATGGTGTAGATGATAACGGAGTTATAGATTATGAAAATGTAAGAACCATAGCTAGAGAAGTAAAGCCTAAGCTTATTGTAGCAGGTGCCTCTGCTTATAGTAGAACTATTGATTTTGCAAAGTTTAGAGAAATTGCTGATGAAGTTGGTGCAATGCTTATGGTAGATATGGCTCATATCGCAGGGCTTGTAGCAGCTGGTGTTCATCCAAATCCAGTACCTTATTGTGACTTTGTAACAACTACAACTCACAAAACTTTAAGAGGTCCAAGAGGTGGAGCTATAATTTGTAAGGAAAAGTATGCGAAAGTACTAGATAAAAACATATTCCCAGGAATTCAAGGTGGACCATTGATGCATATCATTGCAGGTAAGGCAGTATGTTTTGGAGAAGCTTTAAAAGATGACTTTAAGGAATATGGAAAGAATATAGTTTCAAATGCTAAGACTTTAGCAGAAGAACTTATGAATTATGGATTTAATGTAGTTTCAGGTGGAACAGATAATCATCTTTTATTAGTAGATTTAAGAAATAAGGGAATTACAGGTAAAGAAGCAGAAAAACTTCTTGATTCAGTAAGTATCACAACTAATAAGAACACAGTACCAAATGAAACAGAAAGTCCATTTGTTACTTCAGGTATAAGAATAGGAACTGCAGCTGTAACTACAAGAGGTTTTGGTGAAAATGAAATGAAGGAAATAGCTAGATTTATAAACGATGCTATTGAAAATAGAGATAAAGATTTATCTGCATTAAAGGCAGAAGTTAATGCACTTTGTGCAAAGTTCCCTATTTATTAG
- a CDS encoding threonine/serine exporter family protein, with amino-acid sequence MNVNEIVLIAAKAGKIILENGGEIYRVEDTIIRVCKAFDVNNPEAIVMPTGIFISATDENNKPISIIKRIHSRKVNLDKISKVNDLSRKISSKALTIDEVKMELDLLEKAPGYKPLTNVLISGFAVTSFALLLGATIKDSFFAFFIGVIINLITSYLSRIKFNDFFINLIGGAVAATLGIILSRLKLVSSMDTVIISSIMLLVPGLIITNAIRDTIAGDLVSGISRALEAFFIAIAIAVGTGMAFKLWISLGGNI; translated from the coding sequence ATGAATGTTAATGAAATAGTATTAATTGCAGCTAAAGCAGGGAAGATAATCTTAGAAAATGGCGGAGAAATCTATAGAGTGGAAGATACTATAATCAGAGTTTGTAAGGCCTTCGATGTTAATAATCCTGAAGCTATCGTGATGCCCACTGGTATATTTATATCTGCTACCGATGAAAATAACAAACCTATATCCATTATTAAAAGAATACATAGTAGAAAAGTAAATCTAGATAAAATTTCTAAAGTAAATGACTTATCTAGAAAAATTTCTTCTAAGGCTCTTACTATTGACGAAGTAAAGATGGAATTAGATCTATTAGAAAAAGCACCTGGGTATAAACCACTAACAAATGTACTTATATCTGGTTTTGCTGTTACATCTTTTGCCCTTCTATTAGGTGCTACTATAAAAGACAGCTTCTTTGCCTTTTTTATTGGTGTGATAATAAATTTGATAACTTCATATTTATCAAGAATAAAATTCAACGACTTCTTTATCAATTTAATAGGAGGCGCTGTTGCCGCCACTTTAGGAATAATACTTTCAAGATTAAAGTTAGTATCTTCTATGGATACTGTTATAATCTCATCAATAATGCTTCTAGTTCCAGGACTTATTATAACTAATGCAATCCGTGATACTATCGCTGGTGATTTAGTATCTGGTATCAGTAGAGCATTAGAGGCTTTCTTTATAGCTATTGCAATTGCCGTAGGTACTGGTATGGCATTTAAATTATGGATATCACTAGGAGGTAATATATAA
- the addA gene encoding helicase-exonuclease AddAB subunit AddA, with product MERKWTNEQQLAIDHDKSNILVSAAAGSGKTAVLVERIIKKITRKENAVDIDSLLVMTFTNAAAMEMKERIAAAISKEIDKNPLDTRLQKQLIRLNKADITTMHSFCNRLIKKYFHLLDIDPSFRIGDENECKLIRREAVLEVIEDRYDEENMRESFLLLAEGYTKNKSDVELEEIVLSLYNDAMAMSFPERDLNRLLEKLDITDKSFEETIFCKIAMEEIIEGLREYREGYKEVLESLYDYGYNDKVYDIIKSESEFIEELLAEKKGFFQLRNDVYNFEFLRMPTVKGVDEEGKAILSGLRDGFKKYIKSISEKYFYFSTEEEISEEMTFLHTVSKGIIELVIDFKKVYEDKKKKRGILDYNDLEHYGLDILVDYSEEGEVIPSNVALELREKYSEVLIDEYQDTNEVQETIIKMIGRVDVPNIFMVGDVKQSIYRFRNTNPQFFLQKYYDYSEDTNERDVKILLYKNFRSRKEVLTGINFLFKRIMSKELGDVDYTDVEALNPGASFNGEGEPIDLVLLDYKNIIAESDDEDKKELEIEAKYICNRIENIVSGKEQLYIDDASVPDGRRIPTYKDIVILLRATAGHGDILKDALMEREIPVFLDSSKGCFDSFEINIMMSLLEIIDNPLNDIPLIGVLRSPIGSFDEEELIKIRGEKAKGGFYNCLKKYSKEENFLGNKAKIFLEKLKMYREKSIKMTLVDFLWYLYLDTNFYSFVATLSNGDIRQENLMLLLQKGREFENTSYKGLFNFINFINKIKISKGDFGSAITIGENENVVRIMSIHKSKGLEFPIVFMPHLNKKFNMMDLRENILFHPRLGFGPKYISGEERVAHDTLVRSVIKDSIETEVKSEEMRILYVALTRAKEKLILISANKDIDNLIKKGKEALKSSDIRLPSYIVKKCSSYLQWIIISLMAHRDGNILRERIEGDLNFPSPIEDESKWNIEIIDSYNDDDSDIEEENSLTVVEKLKGEEIGDKYTGIDNILNFRYKYKDVTNISPYITVSEIKRKYLEGNIKIDSNGVLTKGNYIEEIVAPKFLRDEKSLTRSQIGTAHHTVMEHLPLKMDSSVETVKELVDILVNKNILTEDEGKVINCSKISDFLRSDLCKDMVENEDTLLREFPIQLRISPSEVYDVEDDDDKLVLNGIVDAFYEKDNELIIVDYKSDYYVEKKEMVEKYQVQLKLYKKALEKITGKKVRECILYLFYKSEYVKIY from the coding sequence GTGGAAAGAAAATGGACTAATGAACAACAGCTAGCTATAGATCATGATAAAAGTAATATTCTTGTTTCGGCAGCTGCTGGTTCTGGTAAAACTGCTGTGTTGGTAGAAAGAATAATAAAAAAGATTACTAGAAAAGAAAATGCTGTTGATATAGATTCATTACTTGTTATGACTTTTACTAACGCAGCAGCTATGGAGATGAAGGAAAGAATAGCAGCAGCAATTTCTAAGGAAATAGACAAAAATCCATTAGATACTAGACTTCAGAAGCAACTTATTAGACTTAATAAGGCTGATATAACTACAATGCATTCCTTTTGTAATAGACTTATAAAGAAATATTTTCATCTTTTAGATATAGATCCTTCTTTTAGAATTGGTGATGAAAATGAATGTAAGCTTATAAGAAGAGAAGCGGTTTTAGAAGTTATTGAAGATAGATATGATGAAGAAAATATGAGAGAATCTTTTTTACTTTTGGCAGAAGGTTATACAAAAAATAAAAGTGACGTAGAACTTGAAGAAATAGTTTTATCTTTATATAACGATGCTATGGCTATGTCTTTTCCTGAGAGGGATTTAAATAGATTATTAGAAAAATTAGATATTACTGATAAGAGTTTTGAAGAAACTATATTTTGTAAGATAGCTATGGAAGAAATAATAGAAGGATTGAGAGAGTATAGAGAAGGATACAAAGAAGTATTAGAAAGCCTTTATGATTATGGTTACAATGATAAGGTATATGACATAATAAAAAGTGAAAGTGAATTCATAGAAGAGCTTTTAGCAGAAAAAAAAGGCTTTTTTCAGCTAAGAAATGATGTATATAATTTTGAATTTTTAAGGATGCCGACAGTAAAAGGGGTAGACGAAGAAGGGAAAGCTATATTATCAGGTCTTAGAGATGGATTTAAAAAGTATATCAAAAGTATAAGTGAAAAATATTTTTATTTTTCTACAGAAGAAGAAATAAGTGAAGAAATGACATTCTTACATACTGTTTCAAAAGGTATTATAGAATTAGTTATAGATTTTAAAAAAGTCTATGAAGATAAAAAGAAAAAAAGAGGAATATTAGACTATAATGACTTAGAACATTATGGCTTAGATATATTAGTAGATTATAGTGAGGAAGGGGAAGTGATCCCTTCAAACGTAGCATTAGAACTTAGAGAAAAGTATAGTGAAGTGTTAATAGATGAATATCAAGATACTAATGAAGTACAAGAAACTATTATTAAAATGATAGGTAGAGTTGATGTTCCAAATATCTTTATGGTTGGTGATGTAAAGCAAAGTATTTATAGATTTAGAAATACAAATCCACAATTCTTTTTACAAAAATACTATGATTATAGTGAAGATACTAATGAAAGAGATGTTAAAATATTATTATATAAGAACTTCAGATCTAGAAAAGAGGTTCTTACAGGTATTAATTTTCTTTTTAAGAGAATAATGAGTAAGGAACTTGGTGATGTGGATTATACCGATGTAGAAGCATTGAATCCAGGAGCAAGTTTTAATGGGGAAGGTGAACCGATAGATTTAGTTCTTTTAGATTATAAAAACATAATAGCTGAAAGTGACGATGAGGATAAAAAGGAATTAGAAATAGAAGCAAAATATATCTGCAATAGAATCGAAAATATAGTAAGTGGGAAAGAACAATTGTATATTGATGATGCCTCAGTTCCAGATGGAAGACGTATACCAACCTATAAAGATATAGTTATACTACTTAGAGCCACTGCAGGGCATGGAGATATTTTAAAAGATGCGTTGATGGAAAGGGAAATACCAGTATTTTTAGATTCATCAAAAGGGTGTTTTGATTCTTTTGAAATTAATATAATGATGTCGCTTCTTGAGATAATAGATAATCCATTAAACGACATACCACTTATAGGGGTACTTAGATCTCCAATAGGGTCTTTTGATGAAGAAGAGCTTATAAAAATAAGAGGAGAAAAAGCAAAAGGTGGATTTTATAATTGTTTGAAGAAGTATAGCAAAGAAGAAAATTTCCTAGGAAATAAAGCTAAGATATTTTTAGAAAAATTGAAGATGTATAGAGAAAAAAGTATTAAGATGACCTTAGTTGATTTTTTATGGTACTTATATTTAGATACAAATTTCTATTCTTTTGTAGCAACTCTTAGCAATGGGGATATTAGACAAGAAAATTTAATGCTGTTATTACAAAAAGGTAGGGAATTTGAAAATACATCATATAAAGGATTATTTAATTTCATAAATTTTATAAATAAGATAAAGATATCTAAAGGTGACTTTGGTTCTGCAATAACTATTGGAGAAAATGAAAATGTAGTTAGGATAATGAGTATACATAAGAGTAAGGGACTAGAATTTCCTATTGTATTTATGCCTCATTTAAATAAAAAATTTAATATGATGGATCTTAGAGAAAATATACTATTTCACCCGAGACTTGGGTTTGGCCCTAAATATATAAGTGGTGAAGAAAGAGTTGCTCATGATACATTAGTTAGAAGTGTTATAAAGGATTCTATAGAAACAGAAGTAAAAAGCGAAGAGATGAGAATTCTCTATGTTGCCCTAACAAGAGCAAAAGAAAAGCTGATTTTGATATCTGCTAATAAAGATATTGATAACCTTATTAAAAAAGGTAAGGAAGCACTAAAAAGTAGTGATATTAGGTTACCTAGTTATATTGTAAAAAAATGCTCTAGTTATTTGCAATGGATAATTATATCTTTAATGGCTCATAGAGATGGTAATATTCTTAGAGAAAGAATAGAAGGGGACTTAAACTTTCCATCACCAATAGAAGATGAAAGTAAGTGGAATATAGAGATAATAGATTCTTATAATGATGATGATAGTGATATTGAAGAAGAAAATTCACTTACAGTAGTAGAGAAGCTTAAGGGAGAAGAAATAGGGGATAAGTATACAGGTATAGATAATATACTTAATTTTAGATACAAATATAAAGATGTAACTAACATATCACCATATATAACAGTTTCAGAAATAAAGAGAAAGTATCTTGAAGGAAATATTAAAATAGATAGTAATGGAGTTTTAACAAAAGGAAATTATATAGAAGAAATAGTAGCGCCTAAGTTTTTAAGAGATGAAAAATCTTTAACTAGGTCACAAATAGGTACTGCACATCATACTGTTATGGAGCATTTACCACTTAAAATGGATTCATCGGTAGAAACAGTAAAAGAATTAGTAGATATATTAGTAAATAAAAATATATTGACTGAAGATGAAGGAAAAGTAATAAATTGCAGTAAGATTTCAGATTTCTTAAGAAGTGATCTATGCAAGGATATGGTAGAAAATGAAGATACACTTTTAAGAGAATTTCCTATACAGCTAAGAATATCTCCAAGTGAAGTCTATGATGTAGAAGACGATGATGATAAATTGGTTTTAAATGGTATAGTAGATGCTTTTTATGAAAAAGATAATGAATTAATTATAGTTGATTATAAAAGTGATTATTATGTTGAGAAAAAGGAAATGGTAGAAAAATATCAAGTTCAGTTAAAGCTTTATAAAAAAGCCTTAGAAAAAATCACAGGTAAAAAAGTGAGAGAGTGTATATTATATTTATTTTATAAAAGTGAGTATGTAAAGATATATTAG
- the addB gene encoding helicase-exonuclease AddAB subunit AddB codes for MALNIILGASGSGKTTRCFEEIDKKIKSESNSKMFMLVPEQFTFEGEKKLIDTLGEEVLLRATVINFKRLGHKVFSKVGGAKEKSLDDCGKAMLIYYILNSDRLKFATFGTVAHQKGFAALIGDMIGEFKRYNVTYENLEEAYEKMSSKPTLRDKLFDLKEIYKVFNNETEGKFLDRDDELNVLMKKLEEYDYIKDSYVWIDEFSFFTPQQMKIIEKLLDLSKDVYITLNYEKLENQNTFYLTETTLNKLQRMAEKNNVPINIEDLDGRGYKFLSQELKHLEENINSINVVANKEATKDIELNVAFNSFKEIEIVARDIVKEVREKNIRYKDIAVISRDIDSYTEYIKGIFNQYDIPFFIDKKTSTENNNFIVFISSALEIINKNWSYETVFRYLKTYILDIDMEDIDILENYVLCHGIKRKSKWVDKVWDYPVYNEYNPFETDEEFLEKINEIKETVVAPLRNLLEISKTKDTVKNIGEKLYHFLEEANVKDHIKELVDSYSEEGEIALSEEYSQIWNKVMDILNSFVEVLGEEEMSLNEFVKIFAVGVDHAEVGIIPTALDQVFIGGSDRSKSQDVKRVYLIGCNEGVFPMVSTNEGILNDTEREELNSIGMELGSDTLSKTYEEEFLVYTSLTTARESLVISYPVSDLNGKGRRPSRVISKIKRIFPKITENNYVLSDKFTDKISSPKATFNEMILQINDCDEEDYPYLRDLYKWYENSKNYNETLSKMEEYFLYKNDPKVLSKESINSIYGGDIKASVTQFEKYAACPFAYYVTYGLKAKERRTNEVSYPSIGSLLHEGIDKFCSDAVKNNIDFRDITEEYIGNAVDEIVAKLLEKKENFLFLNTARMRFLVRKLKRVLRRSLKIIVKQLENSDFTPMGFEMKFDKDGELPPMIISKDGSTIYIVGKVDRVDCYSCDGNTYIRIIDYKLGSMEIDFSKIYNGLQLQLLTYLEAVMESLDKKGENAVPCGVFYYKMDDPIIENKEHLTKEEIEEKINESLKLQGLLLKDKEVILAMDNDFEKRKKSIVVNASLTSKGELAKSNSKGQITEADFSFLREFVKDKLEELCSNVLCGDISITPYKLKEETPCKFCSYKSICHFDDTLEFNNYRVIEEKKKVDEMKGE; via the coding sequence ATGGCATTAAATATAATTTTAGGGGCATCTGGTAGTGGAAAAACTACAAGGTGTTTTGAAGAGATAGATAAAAAAATTAAAAGCGAATCAAATAGTAAAATGTTTATGCTAGTGCCAGAACAATTTACTTTTGAAGGTGAAAAGAAACTTATTGATACATTAGGAGAAGAAGTCCTTCTTCGTGCAACAGTGATAAATTTTAAAAGATTAGGGCATAAAGTTTTTTCAAAAGTCGGTGGAGCTAAAGAAAAGTCTCTTGATGATTGCGGGAAAGCAATGCTTATTTATTACATATTAAATAGTGATAGGCTTAAGTTTGCAACATTTGGCACAGTAGCTCATCAAAAAGGTTTTGCTGCTTTAATAGGTGATATGATAGGGGAATTTAAAAGATATAATGTTACTTACGAGAATTTAGAAGAAGCATATGAAAAAATGAGCTCTAAGCCTACATTAAGAGACAAACTTTTTGATCTTAAAGAAATTTATAAAGTTTTTAATAATGAAACAGAAGGAAAATTTTTAGATAGAGATGATGAACTGAATGTTTTGATGAAGAAACTAGAGGAATATGACTATATAAAAGATAGTTATGTTTGGATTGATGAATTTTCATTTTTTACTCCTCAACAGATGAAAATAATAGAGAAGTTACTTGATTTATCTAAAGATGTGTATATTACATTGAACTATGAAAAATTAGAAAATCAAAATACTTTTTATTTAACAGAGACTACCTTAAACAAACTTCAAAGAATGGCAGAGAAAAATAATGTTCCTATTAATATTGAAGACTTAGATGGTAGAGGATATAAATTTTTATCTCAAGAGCTTAAGCACTTAGAAGAGAATATTAATAGTATCAATGTTGTGGCTAACAAAGAAGCTACAAAGGATATAGAGTTAAATGTTGCTTTTAATAGTTTTAAAGAAATAGAAATAGTGGCTAGGGATATTGTAAAAGAGGTACGAGAAAAAAATATAAGATATAAGGATATAGCAGTTATTTCAAGAGATATAGATTCTTATACAGAATATATAAAAGGTATTTTTAATCAATATGATATACCTTTTTTTATAGATAAAAAAACTAGTACAGAAAATAATAATTTTATTGTTTTTATTTCTTCTGCATTAGAGATAATCAATAAAAATTGGAGTTATGAGACGGTTTTTAGATATTTAAAGACTTATATTCTTGATATTGATATGGAAGATATAGATATCCTTGAGAATTATGTTTTATGTCATGGGATAAAGAGAAAGTCCAAGTGGGTTGATAAAGTATGGGATTATCCAGTTTATAATGAGTATAATCCTTTTGAAACTGATGAGGAGTTTTTAGAAAAAATAAATGAGATAAAAGAGACGGTGGTGGCTCCGCTTAGAAATTTATTAGAAATATCTAAGACAAAGGATACTGTTAAGAATATCGGAGAAAAACTATATCATTTTCTAGAAGAAGCTAATGTTAAAGATCATATAAAAGAACTTGTAGATAGCTATAGTGAAGAAGGAGAAATTGCTCTTAGTGAAGAATATTCCCAAATATGGAATAAAGTAATGGATATTTTAAATTCTTTTGTAGAAGTATTAGGTGAAGAGGAGATGTCTCTTAATGAGTTCGTAAAAATTTTTGCTGTGGGAGTTGATCATGCTGAAGTAGGGATTATACCTACGGCACTAGATCAAGTATTTATTGGTGGTAGTGATAGGTCAAAAAGTCAGGATGTAAAAAGAGTATATCTTATTGGGTGTAATGAAGGTGTTTTTCCTATGGTTTCAACTAATGAAGGTATTCTTAACGATACGGAAAGAGAAGAGCTTAATAGTATAGGTATGGAGCTGGGCAGTGACACTTTATCTAAAACTTATGAGGAAGAGTTTCTAGTATATACATCTCTTACAACAGCAAGGGAATCTTTAGTTATAAGCTATCCTGTTTCGGATCTTAATGGTAAAGGCAGACGACCATCAAGGGTAATTTCAAAGATAAAGAGAATTTTTCCGAAGATTACAGAAAATAATTATGTTTTAAGTGATAAATTTACGGATAAGATTTCATCACCAAAAGCAACTTTTAATGAAATGATATTACAAATAAATGATTGTGATGAAGAAGATTATCCTTATTTAAGAGATTTATACAAATGGTATGAGAATAGCAAAAATTATAATGAGACATTGAGTAAAATGGAAGAATATTTCTTGTATAAAAATGATCCAAAAGTGTTATCAAAGGAATCTATAAATAGTATTTATGGTGGCGATATAAAGGCATCAGTAACACAATTTGAGAAGTATGCAGCGTGTCCATTTGCTTATTATGTTACTTATGGATTGAAAGCAAAAGAAAGAAGAACTAATGAAGTATCATATCCTTCTATAGGGTCATTACTACATGAAGGTATAGATAAGTTTTGTAGTGATGCTGTAAAAAACAATATTGATTTTAGAGATATTACTGAAGAATATATTGGAAATGCTGTGGATGAGATAGTAGCAAAGCTTTTAGAAAAGAAGGAAAATTTCTTATTTTTGAATACAGCAAGGATGAGGTTCCTTGTAAGAAAGCTGAAGAGAGTTCTTAGAAGGTCACTAAAAATTATTGTTAAACAACTAGAAAATTCAGACTTTACTCCTATGGGCTTTGAGATGAAGTTTGACAAAGATGGTGAATTACCTCCAATGATAATATCAAAGGATGGTTCAACAATCTATATTGTAGGTAAGGTTGATAGAGTAGATTGTTATAGTTGTGATGGCAATACTTATATTAGAATAATTGATTATAAATTAGGTTCTATGGAGATAGACTTTTCTAAGATATATAATGGATTACAATTGCAACTTTTAACTTATTTAGAAGCAGTAATGGAATCATTAGATAAAAAAGGGGAGAATGCAGTTCCTTGTGGAGTATTTTATTATAAAATGGATGACCCTATTATAGAAAATAAGGAACACCTTACTAAAGAGGAGATTGAAGAGAAGATAAATGAATCATTAAAATTACAAGGTTTATTATTAAAAGACAAAGAAGTAATTTTAGCTATGGATAATGATTTTGAAAAGAGAAAAAAATCTATAGTTGTTAATGCTTCTCTTACATCAAAGGGTGAACTAGCTAAGAGTAATTCTAAGGGACAAATCACTGAGGCGGATTTTAGCTTTTTAAGAGAATTTGTAAAGGATAAGTTAGAAGAATTATGTTCTAATGTTTTATGTGGTGATATTTCCATTACACCATATAAGTTAAAAGAAGAAACTCCGTGTAAGTTTTGTTCATATAAGAGTATATGTCATTTTGATGATACTTTAGAGTTTAATAATTATAGAGTTATTGAAGAAAAGAAAAAAGTTGATGAAATGAAAGGGGAGTAG
- a CDS encoding hemolysin family protein: MDQSSIFKIGILVILIGLSGLFSASETALMSINKIKLKKLEDSRRSRALKDLMSNTSKLLSTILFGNNLVNIYASSLTTSLAIILWGNESVALVTIVLTIIILIFGEIIPKTLAKKNAEKFSLSVALIIKWLSVILTPIVFLLEKISNLFVKITGGNVDEDDSVTEEEIKDIIEVGSVEGALEEEEKQMIYNVFEFGDMKAKDVMTHRTEIVAVEKDATYEEIMEAFLEEQFSRIPVYDESKDNIIGVLHVKDFVFKNITKENFEMNKVMKQPYFTYKYASVSDLFNDMRKERAAMAFVMNEYGGLDGIVTMEDLIEEIVGDIEDEFDDEEVKIEKINDNEYIVDGDMELDELLEECNIDILSNIVDEEYFSDTIGGLVMEILGGIPKEKVVIEVGNYKIKVEKATRNGISRVRIMLNTNEVFE, encoded by the coding sequence TTGGACCAGAGTAGTATTTTTAAGATAGGAATTTTAGTTATTCTTATAGGACTTTCAGGGCTTTTTTCAGCATCGGAAACAGCACTTATGTCTATTAATAAAATTAAGTTAAAGAAATTAGAAGATTCAAGAAGAAGCAGGGCTTTAAAAGATCTTATGAGTAATACAAGTAAGTTACTATCAACAATATTATTTGGTAACAATCTTGTTAATATATATGCATCATCTTTAACTACATCATTAGCTATTATACTTTGGGGAAATGAAAGTGTAGCATTAGTTACTATAGTATTAACTATAATAATTCTAATTTTTGGTGAGATTATACCAAAAACTTTAGCAAAGAAAAATGCAGAAAAGTTTTCTTTAAGTGTCGCATTAATAATTAAGTGGTTATCAGTTATATTAACACCGATAGTTTTCTTACTAGAAAAGATATCAAATTTATTTGTTAAGATAACAGGTGGGAATGTTGATGAAGATGATTCTGTTACTGAAGAAGAAATAAAGGACATTATAGAAGTTGGAAGTGTAGAAGGTGCTTTAGAAGAAGAAGAGAAGCAAATGATTTATAATGTTTTTGAATTTGGAGATATGAAAGCAAAAGACGTTATGACTCATCGTACTGAAATTGTAGCAGTAGAAAAGGATGCTACATATGAAGAAATCATGGAAGCTTTTTTAGAAGAGCAATTTTCAAGAATTCCTGTATATGATGAAAGTAAAGATAACATAATAGGCGTATTGCATGTTAAAGACTTTGTTTTCAAAAACATAACTAAAGAAAATTTTGAGATGAATAAAGTTATGAAACAACCTTATTTCACATATAAATATGCTTCTGTATCAGATTTATTTAATGATATGAGAAAAGAAAGAGCAGCTATGGCTTTTGTTATGAATGAGTATGGTGGTTTAGATGGTATCGTAACTATGGAAGACTTAATAGAAGAAATAGTTGGAGATATCGAAGATGAATTTGATGATGAGGAAGTAAAAATTGAAAAAATCAATGATAATGAATATATAGTTGATGGAGACATGGAATTAGATGAATTACTTGAAGAATGTAATATAGATATCTTAAGTAATATAGTGGATGAGGAGTATTTTTCTGATACTATAGGGGGACTAGTTATGGAGATACTAGGAGGAATACCTAAAGAGAAAGTTGTAATAGAAGTAGGTAACTATAAAATAAAAGTAGAAAAAGCTACAAGAAATGGAATAAGTAGAGTTAGGATAATGTTAAATACTAACGAAGTTTTTGAATAA
- a CDS encoding threonine/serine exporter family protein yields MNLLYAFYAGLGSFAFGILFNVRGKNLIFAGLSGMFGWLTYLMLIDNGNSINVSLFGASLAVSLLSEILARILKNPVTIYVIAGIIPLVPGSGMYNTMFESITGSLEKAISLGFSTLINAGSIALGIVFVSSIGRFLFKKKEYKLLHRIR; encoded by the coding sequence ATGAATTTACTATACGCTTTTTACGCTGGTCTCGGTTCATTCGCCTTCGGTATATTATTCAATGTACGAGGAAAAAATTTAATATTTGCCGGACTATCAGGGATGTTTGGTTGGTTAACTTATTTAATGTTAATAGATAATGGAAATTCTATTAATGTTAGTCTCTTCGGTGCCTCTTTAGCAGTATCATTATTATCAGAAATTCTAGCACGTATATTAAAAAATCCTGTTACTATTTATGTAATAGCAGGAATTATACCACTTGTGCCAGGTAGTGGAATGTATAATACAATGTTTGAATCGATAACAGGAAGTCTAGAAAAAGCAATATCACTTGGATTTTCCACTTTGATAAATGCTGGATCTATCGCACTTGGAATTGTTTTTGTTTCTTCCATAGGACGATTTTTATTTAAGAAAAAAGAATATAAATTATTACATAGAATAAGATAA